The genomic segment CTCCAACGCTTTTGTGCGCGTCAAGGGAGGCATTTTGACGTCCCCGTAGCGGCGTTTACGCTTGAATTGGCGAGTCAAGAGCGTGTCGATATGGCTGATGCAGAACTCGATGCGATGGGGATCTTGGCGTACTTAAGTCATAGAGGTGTGATCGCAGAAAAAGTGCAACCTGCACCAATGAAGCGTTGGGGATGTGATTTAGCTAACTATAAAAAATTCCATGCACCAAAAGCTGGATTAGTGGAGTATTGCGCAGAGGTAGGACACCCTTTGAAAGCTGGCGAGCCGTTAGTGACCCTTTTACGACTTGATCAATACGGAACAGAGAATGCCATGACGACAATCAGTTTACCTTGTGATTGCGTGCCTGTTTTACACTTTGCATCAGCATCAGTTCACCAAGGCACAGAGCTTTATAAGGTAATGACCAAGGTTTTTGAGATCAGTTAATGGTGAGTCGCTGGCATTAGCAATGATATTGCAAACTGCCAGCGATAGCATATTGAAGTATTAACTCTTTAAAATTTCAAGCGGCATAGCCAGCATCTCGTCGCCTGAAGCTGCAAAATACCAAATAATAGCGATAAGTAGACCAACCGTTAAAAAGTACCAAACCGTAGAGAAAATTTGCCCATACCTATCTAAGGGTAACAGGTGACTTTGGTGTCGAGTTTTCCACTCAAATACAATCTCTAAACTACCAATTAGCAACAAGAACCCTAATAAAGCCAGCCCCAAGCTGTAACTGATAAATACGCCTATTGCCGCTCCAGCGATACAGGCTATTAGCCCTACCATGCTGTTCATCGAAAACGTGATGCTTTTAAGAATATGGCCGCCATCTAAGGGTAAAATTGGCAGTAGATTAAACAGATTTAGTAAGGCGTTAAAACTGGCTAAACCTGCAAAAAAGATATTGCCGGTGATCCAATAAGCGACCATGCAGGCTATTGACATCAAGAGGCCAAATGTTGGCCCCATGATAGAGATGACGACATTTTGCCATCGAGTATTTATTCGCTCATCGCTGACAGCTAAACCGCCCATGAATGGGATAAGGTAAATCCCTTTGGTTTTCATACCAAAGTGCTTCATGGCTTTAATATGGCCATATTCGTGAACAACCAGACAGGCAATTAATGCTAGTGCAAATTCAATTGAAAATAGCCATGAATAGGCCGCGACACTTGCCGCAGCGAGCATAGCTTTGACAACTTTGGCACTTTTTAATAGCTTGAACCCAAGTGAGGCTAAGCCAATCATACTGAATTTTTGCGTTTTAACAGGAGCGACTTCAGGCACTTGTTGCTCGATATCTTTAGTATTTCTCTGCCCTTGAGCTACTGTGTCATTATCAACCAAAATCGTGTAGTTAATGATAAAAGGCTGCCACTGGACATCAGCCTCTACTCTTACTTTTACAATGGTTTTACTGGTTTCAGTAATAATGTCATCAGTCGTTGCTCCCGCCATTGAAGCCGGGCGCGATAATTCGAATTCGTGCACATTGAAAGCCTGGTTATCTGCTGATGCCGATTTTTGAGAGACTAATTGATTATCCCAGTAAAGTTGTTGCCAACCGGCCATAGAGCCTTCTAATCGTAGACGTTTG from the Shewanella japonica genome contains:
- a CDS encoding site-2 protease family protein yields the protein MELLNIECLGKRLRLEGSMAGWQQLYWDNQLVSQKSASADNQAFNVHEFELSRPASMAGATTDDIITETSKTIVKVRVEADVQWQPFIINYTILVDNDTVAQGQRNTKDIEQQVPEVAPVKTQKFSMIGLASLGFKLLKSAKVVKAMLAAASVAAYSWLFSIEFALALIACLVVHEYGHIKAMKHFGMKTKGIYLIPFMGGLAVSDERINTRWQNVVISIMGPTFGLLMSIACMVAYWITGNIFFAGLASFNALLNLFNLLPILPLDGGHILKSITFSMNSMVGLIACIAGAAIGVFISYSLGLALLGFLLLIGSLEIVFEWKTRHQSHLLPLDRYGQIFSTVWYFLTVGLLIAIIWYFAASGDEMLAMPLEILKS